A genomic region of Phragmites australis chromosome 2, lpPhrAust1.1, whole genome shotgun sequence contains the following coding sequences:
- the LOC133902353 gene encoding transcription repressor OFP12-like, translating into MATRSQRYSQLLSSHPYHSAISSAPSFALGASDGGDNGTGAVAVAGSPASVQDDGVGALASPRLTELPRGAVSASDRFFVSPARAASLVDAAGARKGAGDALWGAVLVETYSSDPRGQFLESMAEMAAACDAEGMPAPEYREFMEEMLSCYLERNDRGVHRHVLAAFADLTARRWPTKRRRPLRRLMKINPCVSGT; encoded by the coding sequence ATGGCGACGCGATCGCAGCGCTACTCGCAGTTGCTCTCGTCGCATCCCTACCACTCCGCGATTTCGTCCGCGCCGTCCTTCGCTCTCGGCGCGAGCGACGGCGGCGACAATGGCACTGgggccgtcgccgtcgccggcagCCCCGCCTCGGTGCAGGACGACGGCGTCGGCGCGTTAGCCTCCCCGCGGCTGACCGAGCTGCCCCGGGGTGCGGTCTCCGCCTCCGACCGCTTCTTCGTCTCGCCGGCGCGCGCGGCCTCGCTCGTCGACGCGGCCGGCGCTCGCAAAGGCGCGGGCGATGCCCTGTGGGGGGCCGTGCTCGTGGAGACGTACTCGAGCGACCCCAGGGGGCAGTTCTTGGAGTCCATGGCCGAGATGGCAGCGGCGTGCGACGCGGAGGGGATGCCGGCCCCGGAGTACCGGGAGTTCATGGAGGAGATGCTGTCTTGCTACCTGGAGCGCAACGACCGGGGCGTCCACCGGCATGTCCTCGCGGCCTTCGCCGACCTCACCGCGCGCCGGTGGccgacgaagaggaggaggccactCCGGCGACTGATGAAGATAAACCCGTGCGTTTCGGGCACATGA
- the LOC133897900 gene encoding DDT domain-containing protein DDR4-like has product MASPAKRAKPSLPGKPPGTPSPEDASATEDPVVLLRRRWELASVLHFLRVFEPVIEGGLRLSAEEIETALVLNNRDLARIHIALLKGIPPVNKNLKVEDGWIIVTAKKLSDWWSWVAEGANPLRSNPGKEVETYKQQDSIKRLLILKALCEVRSEQDDAVWYVNDEMKKGIGISNFRKEKLGSGSNGTIYWYDGDSTIGHRLYTEDVTVDYKQNWKGKGGHLTKPVINIHWETVATNLDEFLEISEKLCRKGRAESAIAEYLKTEIVPAVEKLQKKKERDFKRQQKKDELLAFAHSFQPRSLRERRRVSYNYSDYDRSIEEAIRDASRAKEYDSHEAGTKEKRASHQGDKGANGRSNFNSEHNKDGQEDAIYLSDLSSDDDEDRDYSDKDGSSANSDGDNNSYDPHRSDLEEEDAFVTRKKTRLAARLLNDKPRQGLRRSQRNVKNSKDTMHPGQHTPQAMTKKTLRQRPTPVSKHPDTTLSGSEDDPALNVADFEDEPKDDLALTVADSEDESE; this is encoded by the exons ATGGCCTCGCCGGCGAAGCGCGCGAAGCCCTCGTTGCCAGGGAAGCCCCCTGGGACGCCGTCTCCGGAGGACGCTTCCGCTACTGAGGaccccgtcgtcctcctccgccgccgatGGGAGCTCGCCTCCGTGCTCCACTTTCTCCGG GTGTTCGAGCCGGTCATCGAGGGGGGACTGAGGCTCTCGGCGGAGGAAATCGAGACGGCGCTCGTCCTGAACAACCGCGACCTCGCTCGCATCCACATTGCCCTTTTGAAG GGAATACCACCAGTTAACAAAAATCTCAAGGTTGAGGATGGGTGGATTATAGTAACCGCCAAGAAGCTATCAGATTGGTGGTCATGG GTTGCTGAAGGAGCAAACCCATTGAGAAGCAATCCAGG GAAGGAAGTCGAGACGTATAAGCAGCAGGACTCAATCAAACGTTTGCTAATACTTAAAGCGCTCTGTGAAGTTCGATCTGAG CAAGATGATGCAGTCTGGTATGTTAATGATGAAATGAAGAAAGGAATTGGCATTTCCAACTTTCGAAAAGAAAAGCTAGGGAGTGGTAGTAACGGGACTATATACTG GTACGATGGAGATTCAACTATTGGCCATAGATTATACACAGAAGATGTAACAGTTGATTATAAGCAGAATTGGAAGGGAAAGGGTGGTCATCTGACTAAACCAGTTATCAATATTCACTGGGAAACAGTTGCAACTAACCTCGATGAGTTTCTTGAGATATCA GAGAAGTTATGCAGAAAGGGTCGAGCTGAATCTGCTATTGCAGAGTATCTTAAGACAGAAATTGTTCCGGCTGTGGAGAAGCTTCAAAAG aaaaaagagagggactTCAAACGTCAGCAGAAGAAGGATGAACTTTTAGCTTTTGCTCACAGCTTCCAACCCCGTTCATTGCGTGAACGTAGGCGTGTCAGCTACAATTACT CTGATTATGATCGTTCAATTGAGGAGGCGATAAGAGATGCATC GAGAGCAAAAGAATATGATTCACATGAGGCAGGAACAAAAGAGAAGCGTGCTTCACATCAGGGAGATAAAGGAGCCAATGGAAGATCTAACTTCAATTCTGAGCACAACAAAGATGGACAGGAGGATGCCATTTACCTAAGTGACCTGAgctctgatgatgatgaagacagaGACTATAGTGACAAGGATGGCAGCTCCGCAAACAGTGATGGAGACAATAATTCTTATGATCCCCACAGGAGCGACTTGGAAGAGGAGGATGCATTTGTAACACGTAAGAAAACTCGTCTTGCTGCCCGTTTGTTAAATGACAAACCTCGGCAAGGGCTTCGTCGGAGTCAAAGAAATGTGAAAAATTCTAAAGACACTATGCACCCAGGTCAGCATACCCCTCAGGCAATGACAAAGAAAACACTGAGGCAAAGGCCCACACCCGTCTCCAAGCATCCGGACACTACTTTGTCAGGCTCTGAAGATGATCCTGCACTTAACGTTGCAGACTTTGAGGATGAACCTAAAGATGATCTTGCACTGACCGTTGCAGATTCTGAGGATGAATCTGAGTAA